The region GGCTCGCTGTACTTAGTGACTAAGTTGGGCATTTCGTCCAGCATTGCCTGATACTGTTCTATAACGGCGTCAATATCCTCTGTGCTGGTGTCTCCGTATCCGTCAAGTTCTCCAAGTCCAACCCTTGCGGAGTCCATAATAGCATATACCGCGTTCAGCTCCTGAACCGCCAGCTCGTCTTGATCCCAGCCGTTTGCCGTGGCCGCTGCCGCCGCTTCTTCGTACAGCGGACCCATCTTCGCCATGATGTCTACAATTGCCGTTGCCTGCTCGGGGGTTACATTGTCTTTCCGTTCCGCAGCGGCGGGGGTGGATTCCGGTGTGGATGCAGGGGGTTCGGCATTGCCGCCGCAGGCTGCAAGGCTCAGTGTCATGGCAAGCGCCATCATAAGTACCAGTAACTTTTTCATTATAAATTCCTCCATTTTCTTTCGTTTAATTTTGTGGTGTTCAGGGAATATCAATGGCCGATTTCTTCT is a window of [Clostridium] saccharolyticum WM1 DNA encoding:
- a CDS encoding acid shock protein; this translates as MKKLLVLMMALAMTLSLAACGGNAEPPASTPESTPAAAERKDNVTPEQATAIVDIMAKMGPLYEEAAAAATANGWDQDELAVQELNAVYAIMDSARVGLGELDGYGDTSTEDIDAVIEQYQAMLDEMPNLVTKYSEPYSN